Genomic DNA from Triplophysa dalaica isolate WHDGS20190420 unplaced genomic scaffold, ASM1584641v1 Contig3, whole genome shotgun sequence:
ttcataaaattgCCATACACTGATGGTTGTAAGCTTTTGTAATTATAGCTTATTATCCCAAGGCACTTTAGCTGGCAAATCTTTCGACAGAAAAGACTTAGGAATGAATGTTATGGGGAGTTTGGTCAAACTTTGGCAGTGAATATTTGTCCTAAATCAAAGACGAGCGTCTGCAGAGTCAGTTAGTGCCTGTGCACTTTTTCATAAGACAACATTTTAGTCTCCTGGCTACCAAATGAGAAGAGACAATTCTACAAAAATGTCGCCTGCCACGGGAGCAGATTCATCAGCTTTTAGATCTTGTTGTTCTAACTAACTCAAGACCAACTCAACGGAGCAGCCCCTGAATTCAGATGTCTTTTATAGCaacatataatatattatgATCATATAAACCAGGTGTTCCCAAACAAAGGTATCTCATGGCACacttttaaatgagaaaataggggaaaaaaacacacattcactccctttaagtatttttctttttcttgacatgaataaaaacatttcattgcaatatcaaaaaaacacatttcagggCTGAACAATTATGGCATACCTGTTTATATTATTGCTCTTGATATTGTAAGTGTGATTTATAATGTTGAtcatatttgaatgttttaataaacgCGACCATAAGCTACGCTTGGTGCTGTAAACACGCCACTTGAGCATCATTTGTCCAAGCACAATAAACCTGTGAACTATACAAGTGTAATTGTTAGTTGCTGGAATAAAGGTTTTTAATGCACCGCAACAGCAAGCGGCTTTGCGTGACCCTCCTTATCAGCCAAAGTTTGAGAAGCTTTGATATAAATGACCATACGGCCAGTTAGTGTAGCGTGTTGAGACATTTGGGCATTAGATTGTGGGTTCACATTGATTTCacaattaaatcaaaaccaCGGTTGGATTTACTTTGTGacttactttatttttatccaATGAGTCCTAATAAATGCAACTTCAACTATTTCGAAAGTGCTTCTTTTATTAAGAACTCTGCTATCTCACATAAAGCAGTCTGTATTAAAGCAATAAGGGCGTTGAAGCGAGTGCCTAAAACCCctcagctgttataaaatgctctgtaacACACTGCATCAcacggcttattgcttttataaaacggttactcCACATGCTTAGCAAGGTTTAATAAAACTAAGGAAATacaatgatatttaggctatgtaataCGGTCAGCCGATATATATGGGGGTATTtgataacggcttagaactaagctcaaccaatcagaatcaaggatcAGAACTGAGCGTTTTATAAAGAGTGAATAATTGATTGTCGATCGATCGATATCCATTAATTCAGCCCCACCGCCATGGACAGCACCTGTTAACATGGCACGTAGGAATGTAAGCTCCTAagtagggatgagcgagtacagcattatctgtatctgtatctgtatctgtcaaccatatgaattatctgtatccttatctgtactcggactgggcggggcaTAACCCGGAaatgggcgggatttaacccggaagtgggttgggttgtcttgagatgggcggggctttaaccggtatgttattttaagcatgcaattgatatgggttgatcagaaattgttatatttaatgctgattagaaaaatatttacatgacagcatcagcattgagcttcagatcaatggttttgatcacaataacaaacaaactatatacagaataagttttgcaacaatgaatacaacacatgcggttgcaattatgaagtaaaatgtaatgaacaagagttttcatctcaacataactttattttttaacttttaattaaaaactgattagagccagctgacggtttgaaaaagaaaaaaaaacactgacagtTGGAGACGCAACTCGAGTCGCATTCTtccaagcaccacgtctgaacaaaccccacgtttaccaaactctactggttaataagtaagtactacaaaccgaagtaaaaaacaaacctgaagctgaagagacCTAAACATTAACGGAAAAGACgcgcgaacctgagtgactgaaggagagagagagagagagagaaagacagatagagagagagcctcggacacagtcagcaacacaatacaactgtatgtgtgtaggggcgctgtgactagcctatcacagaacgcagacacagtcagctacccaatacatctgtatgtgtgtagaggaggggtgctgtgactatcacagaacacagacacagtcagttacccaatgaggatttttattcaatccgagcacagatattgactcgtattactcgtatgataatcgtactcggcaaaagtgctttatccataccggatactcgtttcagccgagtatccggctcaactctactCCTAAGGTATAGTCAGGAAACACAAGTAGAAGAGGAAAACCTGTAGTTCAGATGCACCTTTAGAGTCTCCGAAGCACTATAAAAGACAACGTTATCGGGAAACACAGCCCAGCACAAGACCAGCTTAAACGTtcatatgatgtttttttcaaccgggatatttttaagttgaatcaaattaattttaatttaatattttgagtTGTGTCTAATAATGATTTGCTGTAACTCACATTAAGAACCAAAtgtcaacagaaacaaaaacagaaacaatgatTTTCAATGACACCAACGTAAAAATGAACTATATAAATAACACAAGTCATTTCAGCTCAAGTGAATAAAGAACATCTAGTGTATTAAAGACACTATCATTTATCCTTTGAAAGTATTTTCAGTGAAAGTTTctgacctcagtgtgtgtagttgacagttgtgagtcttgagagcatcagagatcagcttcactcctgaatccttcagatcattgttactcaggtccagctctctcagagacgtcgatgattgtagacatgaagacaaacttacacaacactCATCCGTCAGATCACACCCGGAAAacctaaacacaaaacaaaatgatacaaaagcatttttatcaACACAAAAAAGGTTGTGAAGAACATCTATGACAGCAGATTTATCAGGATGCAGGTCACAGTCAATACATCTAAAACAGATGAACGGATGAAATAACCTACAGACACACAAAGTTACACAACATCATCTAACATCGTCTCTTTATTTATCATCATCATGATATTTCTGCTCAACAAGTTTGATGATTTAAAGATCATTCATGTCTGAAGCTCAAGTGATGATGAGATGTAAATGTCTATAAGCAGTagttatagtgatgattgataAGACAGCTGAATATTACACGTGTGAACATGTGACTTTATGTGGAGAAACACACAACTGAATGTCACAGATGAGAAGTGAAGACTCACAGTGCTCTTGTGCAGTTGATGACAGCTGGTATGAGTCTTCTTCTGCCCTCCTGTGATGTGTTGTATTTCTTCAGATCAAACTCATCCATCACCTCCTCTGACATCTGAAGCATGTATGCTATCGCTGAACACTGAGCGGCAGAGATTTTCTCCTCTGAGTGTTTGTCTGATCTCACAAACTCCTCAATCTCTCTGTACAGAGTCTGATCATTCACTTCAGACAGACACAGAAACAGATTGATGGATCTGTCAGATGAGAGAccataatcatcatcatcatcaccctTGATGGTATCTTTAATGTGCTGTGTGATTGTGTTGATGTCCTCTgagctgttgtgtgtgtgtgtcagtagaTCCTGTAAGAGTCTTTGATTGGTCTCCAGTGAGATGCCCAGTAGAAATCTCAAGAAAAGATCCAGATGACCAGTTTTACTCTCAACAGCTTCATCTACTGCCGATGTTAGTAGCTGAGACAGAGAGATTTCATCATTATCATATCTCTCCTCCAGAATCATCTGCAGATCTTCAGTGTTCTTCTTCAGTAAACAGCAGTAAAACACATAGAGCGCTGCGAGAAACTCCTGAAAGCTGAGATGTACGAAGCTGTAGATCTTCCTCTGATGAAAGACAGATTCCTCCTTAAAGATCTCAGTACAGATGCCAGAATACAGCGAGGCGTCAGTGATGTCTATCCCACACTCTCTCAGATCCTCCTCATAGAACATCACATTGCCCTTCATCAGCTGTTTGAAAGCCacttcagccagtttcacaATCACTTCTCTGTTGATCTCTGGATCTCTCTCTGGATCATACTTCTcattcttcatcttcatctgaaTCAGCAGGAAGTGGATGTACATTTCACTCAGAGTTTTGGGCATTTCTTCACTGTGATCTTGTGTCAGGATCTTCTGAAGCACAGTGGATGAGATCCAACAGAAGACTggtatgtgacacatgatgtggaGGCTTCTTGCTCTTCTAATGTGTGACATGATTCTGCTGGCTTGATGTTCATCACTGATTCTCTTCCTGAAGTATTCCTCCTTCTGATGATCATTGAATCCCtggatttctgtcacacgcGTGATGTATTTGGAGGGGATCTGATgggctgctgctggtctggaggtgatccagatgagagcagagggaAGCAGATCTCCTTTCATGAGGTTTGACATCAACACAGCCACTGATGAAGTGTCAGTCACATCAGAAACTTTCTCACTGTGTTCTGAAAACATCAGAGTCATTCTGCTTTcatccagaccatcaaagatgaacacaACTTTACACTCCTCATAAATCTTTGAGTCCACATCTTGAAGTTCAGGATGAAAGTCCAGCAGAAGTTTGTGAAGACTGTAGCGATGCTCTCGAATCAAGTTCAGCTCTCGAAACGGAAGCAGGAACATGAAATCTACGTCCTGATTGGCGGTTCCCTCGGCCCAATCCAGAATGAccttctgcacagagactgtttttccaattccagcgATGCCTTTAGTAAGAACACTCTTGatcttgtgtgtttgatgtgattGAAGTGTAAAGATGTCATTGCAGTAGATGGGAGTGTCTTGTGagtgtagtgttgtgtgttttttctccatgtgtaaaacctcatgttcttcattcactccttcactctctccctctatgATGTACAGCTGTGTGTAGATTCTCTTCAGGAGGGTTTGATTCTCTTGTGCTTTGATTCCCTCAAATAAATTCTCATACTTGTTCTTCatgatgcttttgtgtttgtctttgactcTCTGCAGAACATCATCCACTGATTCATGATGAGAATCCTGCTGCACGTCTGCACTCACATCATCTTCACCTCTAGTGTTTGATCTacagagaaataaacacacaacacacagaaaacaatgtGGGAATGTGAAGGAGTTCTTGTGTAAATCAAATGTCAAGAGTGTATTTTCTGTCTCATGTCTCACTGTAGCTTCACTTTCCATCAGTGATCATCAGTTGAATAATCAGACAGATATGTTTCTACTCACAGAGAGTCAGAAGATACTGATCCATCACTGAGATCAGGTGGATGACCCATGGAGAAGTTACTCTTCAGAGACACAACACTGGGTTCTGCACGAGCTCTTCTCTGACGCTTTGATCTAGAAATAAGTGTAGTATATAAAACATCAATCATTCTTTCAAACACAATCCAGCGGTCTCTTCTGAAGCTTGACAGATGTGAGGATTATAAAGTGTTGTTGTATTAGTGATGTTCTCATTCATGAAATGCACTGActcatatttctctctctctctctctctttgatgaTGGAGACTGAATGTCTTACTacattaatacaaattatttttctataaaaatatagCGTGTCGATAGTTGCTGTTGTAAAAACATGTTAGATTTGTGGATATTATTCTATAAACACCAGGATTAAACAGTGGTCTGTTCAGATCATTTTCTCAATAAGAGTTTAGCActgtaagtaaatgataaacatATTCCTATAATCATTGTAGTGAAGTAGGTGGGACGAGACCGTGAGTATCAcagaggagatcgggagcataagaggacgagcgaccggaccgtttatgagagaggaccaggcctggcatttagttgtggtttgtgttattcgccggcagtcgtccgtgaggggctgttttttaattaaatgtttgctggttcccgactccttccttccctactttgaattgTATTACAATCATATTTAACAAATCAAGACTGTTCACGTACAGTAATAATGACATGAATGATGTGTTTTGGTCAAAGTAATGACTCTTTTAGAGGATCTGATGACCGCTTCAGAAAGcaggtttagtgaaaactctgAGTATATTAACACTGAAATGAGTCAAACTCTGGGTTTTGcgtttcagaatgtgaggtatCTGTCAAACCTGAGAAAGTGGAGTAACTCAAGCCCGTTTCTAAAAGAGAGGTCACTTCAACTCAGAGTCAGTTACCATAGCaacttactctgtgaacctaacctggtcgggagcagctTATCTTTGGTTAACCCAGAGTTTCTTTCCATCTCCTCCCATTTAAAGCACCAGTGGTGTaaactcactcattcattctttcattaatacagtcattcatgacacacattgtgatcacacagagaccgtcacttgcatttaaaataaaaaagtgcttataacacaaaaacacattgatg
This window encodes:
- the LOC130416955 gene encoding NACHT, LRR and PYD domains-containing protein 12-like isoform X1, with the translated sequence MMENIDSEMIQKKRKSQKTASSSPEPSVVSLKSNMSLPNPPDLSDGPVSSEPLSKRQRRARAEPSVVSLKSNFSMGHPPDLSDGSVSSDSLSNTRGEDDVSADVQQDSHHESVDDVLQRVKDKHKSIMKNKYENLFEGIKAQENQTLLKRIYTQLYIIEGESEGVNEEHEVLHMEKKHTTLHSQDTPIYCNDIFTLQSHQTHKIKSVLTKGIAGIGKTVSVQKVILDWAEGTANQDVDFMFLLPFRELNLIREHRYSLHKLLLDFHPELQDVDSKIYEECKVVFIFDGLDESRMTLMFSEHSEKVSDVTDTSSVAVLMSNLMKGDLLPSALIWITSRPAAAHQIPSKYITRVTEIQGFNDHQKEEYFRKRISDEHQASRIMSHIRRARSLHIMCHIPVFCWISSTVLQKILTQDHSEEMPKTLSEMYIHFLLIQMKMKNEKYDPERDPEINREVIVKLAEVAFKQLMKGNVMFYEEDLRECGIDITDASLYSGICTEIFKEESVFHQRKIYSFVHLSFQEFLAALYVFYCCLLKKNTEDLQMILEERYDNDEISLSQLLTSAVDEAVESKTGHLDLFLRFLLGISLETNQRLLQDLLTHTHNSSEDINTITQHIKDTIKGDDDDDYGLSSDRSINLFLCLSEVNDQTLYREIEEFVRSDKHSEEKISAAQCSAIAYMLQMSEEVMDEFDLKKYNTSQEGRRRLIPAVINCTRALFSGCDLTDECCVSLSSCLQSSTSLRELDLSNNDLKDSGVKLISDALKTHNCQLHTLRLSLCNVTEECCVSLSSCLQSSSSLRELDLSNNDLKDSGVKLISDALKTHNCQLHTLRLSLCNVTEECCVSLSSCLQSSSSLRELDLSNNDLKDSGVKLISDALNTHNCQLHTLRLSGCMVTDEGCCSLASALSSQSSHLRELDLSYNHPQHTTLQLLSHTLNDPNYTINVSHGGERRITAGLHKYVCDLTLDLNTTHTFLKVSEENRMITCVDERQSYPDHPDRFDDGVCPQVLCRESLTGRCYLEAEWSGSSVLISVSYKSINRKGGSDDSVFGLNDKSWSLICYDHRFTAVHNTNETHISVSSGVCKRAGVYVDQPAGTLSFYSVSDTHTLTHIHTYYTTFTEPLCAGFYVSYNSSVCLCDINSLYRASC
- the LOC130416955 gene encoding NACHT, LRR and PYD domains-containing protein 3-like isoform X2 — encoded protein: MMENIDSEMIQKKRKSQKTASSSPEPSVVSLKSNMSLPNPPDLSDGPVSSEPLSKRQRRARAEPSVVSLKSNFSMGHPPDLSDGSVSSDSLSNTRGEDDVSADVQQDSHHESVDDVLQRVKDKHKSIMKNKYENLFEGIKAQENQTLLKRIYTQLYIIEGESEGVNEEHEVLHMEKKHTTLHSQDTPIYCNDIFTLQSHQTHKIKSVLTKGIAGIGKTVSVQKVILDWAEGTANQDVDFMFLLPFRELNLIREHRYSLHKLLLDFHPELQDVDSKIYEECKVVFIFDGLDESRMTLMFSEHSEKVSDVTDTSSVAVLMSNLMKGDLLPSALIWITSRPAAAHQIPSKYITRVTEIQGFNDHQKEEYFRKRISDEHQASRIMSHIRRARSLHIMCHIPVFCWISSTVLQKILTQDHSEEMPKTLSEMYIHFLLIQMKMKNEKYDPERDPEINREVIVKLAEVAFKQLMKGNVMFYEEDLRECGIDITDASLYSGICTEIFKEESVFHQRKIYSFVHLSFQEFLAALYVFYCCLLKKNTEDLQMILEERYDNDEISLSQLLTSAVDEAVESKTGHLDLFLRFLLGISLETNQRLLQDLLTHTHNSSEDINTITQHIKDTIKGDDDDDYGLSSDRSINLFLCLSEVNDQTLYREIEEFVRSDKHSEEKISAAQCSAIAYMLQMSEEVMDEFDLKKYNTSQEGRRRLIPAVINCTRALFSGCDLTDECCVSLSSCLQSSTSLRELDLSNNDLKDSGVKLISDALKTHNCQLHTLRLSLCNVTEECCVSLSSCLQSSSSLRELDLSNNDLKDSGVKLISDALKTHNCQLHTLRLSGCMVTDEGCCSLASALSSQSSHLRELDLSYNHPQHTTLQLLSHTLNDPNYTINVSHGGERRITAGLHKYVCDLTLDLNTTHTFLKVSEENRMITCVDERQSYPDHPDRFDDGVCPQVLCRESLTGRCYLEAEWSGSSVLISVSYKSINRKGGSDDSVFGLNDKSWSLICYDHRFTAVHNTNETHISVSSGVCKRAGVYVDQPAGTLSFYSVSDTHTLTHIHTYYTTFTEPLCAGFYVSYNSSVCLCDINSLYRASC
- the LOC130416955 gene encoding NACHT, LRR and PYD domains-containing protein 12-like isoform X3, which encodes MMENIDSEMIQKKRKSQKTASSSPEPSVVSLKSNMSLPNPPDLSDGPVSSEPLSKRQRRARAEPSVVSLKSNFSMGHPPDLSDGSVSSDSLSNTRGEDDVSADVQQDSHHESVDDVLQRVKDKHKSIMKNKYENLFEGIKAQENQTLLKRIYTQLYIIEGESEGVNEEHEVLHMEKKHTTLHSQDTPIYCNDIFTLQSHQTHKIKSVLTKGIAGIGKTVSVQKVILDWAEGTANQDVDFMFLLPFRELNLIREHRYSLHKLLLDFHPELQDVDSKIYEECKVVFIFDGLDESRMTLMFSEHSEKVSDVTDTSSVAVLMSNLMKGDLLPSALIWITSRPAAAHQIPSKYITRVTEIQGFNDHQKEEYFRKRISDEHQASRIMSHIRRARSLHIMCHIPVFCWISSTVLQKILTQDHSEEMPKTLSEMYIHFLLIQMKMKNEKYDPERDPEINREVIVKLAEVAFKQLMKGNVMFYEEDLRECGIDITDASLYSGICTEIFKEESVFHQRKIYSFVHLSFQEFLAALYVFYCCLLKKNTEDLQMILEERYDNDEISLSQLLTSAVDEAVESKTGHLDLFLRFLLGISLETNQRLLQDLLTHTHNSSEDINTITQHIKDTIKGDDDDDYGLSSDRSINLFLCLSEVNDQTLYREIEEFVRSDKHSEEKISAAQCSAIAYMLQMSEEVMDEFDLKKYNTSQEGRRRLIPAVINCTRALFSGCDLTDECCVSLSSCLQSSTSLRELDLSNNDLKDSGVKLISDALKTHNCQLHTLRLSLCNVTEECCVSLSSCLQSSSSLRELDLSNNDLKDSGVKLISDALKTHNCQLHTLRLSLCNVTEECCVSLSSCLQSSSSLRELDLSNNDLKDSGVKLISDALNTHNCQLHTLRLSGCMVTDEGCCSLASALSSQSSHLRELDLSYNHPQHTTLQLLSHTLNDPNYTINVSHGGERRITAGLHKYVCDLTLDLNTTHTHRLI